The sequence below is a genomic window from Rhodococcus sp. 4CII.
CGGTGACGACATCGTCGTAGACGGCGCGCTCGGCCATCGTGGTGCTGTGTCCGCGCCAGTGCATGGCGATGAACGGCACACCCAGGCCCGCGACGGTCGCGGCCATCGCCGGGTCGGCCAGCCCGCCGCTGACGTCGTTGACCATCGATGCCCCTGCCGCGACCGCGGCGGCCGCGACCTCCGCGCGCATGGTGTCCACACTGACCAGGACACCGGCCGCGCTCAGCGCCCGGACGACCGGAAGCACCCGCCGCAACTCCTCTGCGACCGGAACCCGCTGTGCCTGCGGCCGGGTGGACTCTCCGCCGACGTCGACGATGTCCGCGCCCTCGGCCACCAACGCCAGCCCTCGGGTGATCGCGGAATCGGCGGCGGCGCACAGCCCCCCGTCGGAGAACGAATCCGGAGTGACGTTGACGATGCCCATCACCAGGCACCGCGCCGGCGCGGGCCGCGACAATCGGACCCCGGATCGGGGTACCGCATCGGTGATGCGGTCGCGTTCGGTCGGGCGCGGCGGGTGAGAGTGTTCGGTCATGATGTGGTGCATTGCTGCCTTCCTGCCGGCCCGTCCCCATCTCCTGGCGGGCGGCGTCAGCGAAGCGCTTGCCCCCGCACCGAGCGGACCGGATATCTGCGGTGAACGTTAGTGACCGAGAGGCCGGACACGGCAGGGCTCGGGGGTATTCCCACCCCGGTGGGGCACAAATCCCATGGGAATCACCGGGCGAAATCGACCCTGCCCCGCCCATACGCTGAGTGCTGTCTCGAGTCGGACCCCATCTGCGGTCCCCATCGCCTCGGACCTCACGACCCCCGCTTTCATCCCGCTCAGGAGGGCATCATGACTGCCACACCGTCGACGTTGGCACCCACAACAGTGGACTTCGCTCCACCGCGCGCCGCTGGAGCTCAGGGCAAGTCCGGCGGGGGCGAGCTGACCGATCTGGGGCGTCTGATCCTGCACTGCGCCGATCAGCCCGGCATTGTCGCCGCGATCTCTCGGTTCCTCGCCGACCACGACGCGAACATCATCGAGTCCGATCAGTCGACGAGCGACCCGGAAGGCGGGCACTTCTTCCTGCGGATGGTGTTCCACAAACGCGACCTCCAGGCACACATCGAACAGATGGAGGCGACGTTCGAGGCCTCGATCACCGATCAGTTCGACGTCACGGACTGGTCGATAACCAGTGCCTCGGCACCGAAACGGGTCGCGGTGATGGTCTCTAAGTACGACCACTGTCTGTTGGATCTGCTCTGGCGCGCCCGCCGCGGCGAGCTGCCCGTCCAGATCGGCCTGGTCATCTCCAACCACGCCGATCTCGCGGCGGAGGTCCGCTCCTTCGGTGTGCCCTTCGTGCACATCCCGGTGACCCGCGATACCAAGGCCGAGGCCGAGGCCAAGCAGCTCGAGTTGCTGCGCGGCAACTTCGATCTGGTCGTGCTCGCCCGCTACATGCAGATCATCACCAACGACTTCCTCGAGAAGGTCGGGTGCCCGATCATCAACATCCATCACTCCTTCCTGCCCGCCTTCATCGGCGCCGGCCCGTACCAGAAGGCCAAGGACCGAGGGGTCAAGCTCGTGGGCGCCACCGCGCACTACGTCACCGAGGACCTCGACGAGGGCCCGATCATCGAGCAGGACGTGGTCCGGGTCAGCCACCGGGACGACGTGGCGACCCTCGAACGACGCGGCGCCGACGTCGAACGTTCGGTGCTGCACCGAGCCGTGCTGTGGCACTGCGAGGACCGTGTCCTGCGTCAGGACAACACCACGGTGGTGTTCGCCTGATGAGCGCCACCATCATCGACGGCAAGGCCGTCGCCCAGACGTTGCGGCACCGAGTCGCCCAAGAGGTCGCCGCCCTCGACCGCCGCCCCGGGCTCGCGACGATTCTCGTCGGAGAGGACCCGGCGTCGGCGATCTACGTGTCGAACAAGCGCAAGCTCTGTGTGGAGGCCGGGATGCGGGATCGGCACCGGCTCCTGCCCGCGCAGGTGTCGCAGGCAGAGGTCGAGGACGTCATCGACGAACTCAACCTCGATCCCGAAGTCGACGGCATCCTCCTGCAGCTACCGCTGCCCAAACATCTCGATGCCCCGTCGCTGATCGAACGGATCGATCCGGACAAGGACGTCGACGGACTCACCGAGACCAACGCCGGACGTCTGGCGCTGGACAGGCCGGGTCTGCGCCCGTGCACCCCCTCGGGTGTGATCCAGCTGCTCGACTCCGCCGGCATCCACCTCGAGGGAGCGCACGCCGTCGTGGTGGGACGCTCCGATCTGGTGGGGCGTCCGCAGGCCCAGCTGCTGCTGGCCCGCGATGCGACGGTCACCATCTGCCACCGGCATACACGGGATCTGGCCAGTCATACGCGCGACGCCGACATCGTCGTCGCGGCGGCCGGGGTCCCGAAACTCATCGGTGCCGAGCACATCAAACCGGGCGCGACGGTGATCGACGTCGGAATCCACCGCACCGACGGCGGCCTGTGCGGCGACGTCGACTTCGATGCCGTGGCCGGTATCGCCGGGCACATCACCCCGGTCCCCGGTGGGGTGGGCCCGATGACCATCGCGACGTTGCTGCGCAACACGTTGACCGCGGCCAATCTGCACAACAGCTCGCACCGGGAGACCCGCACCAACGGGTCCGGGCCGGCACGCGAGGGCGTGGCTGTCACGGCAGGACGGACCCCGCTGCCGGTGCAACCGTAGCGAGTCAGGCGATGTTCAACTCCCCCGTGCGCCCACGAAGTGCTGCGGCGTCTGACTCCCGGGCGGGGTCAGACGCCGGGCGCGGCCTCTGCGGGGGCCGGGCGGGCGCGGCCGCTGGCCGCCTGAACGATGGGGGCGATCATCTTGTGGCTGTAGACGACGTGCTCGACGACGGCGTCGCGGACGGTGTTGGCATCGCCGCCGCGGGCTGCGTCGACCAGGACCTGGTGGGAGGCAATGATCCTGTCCGCCACCTCCGGGTCCGGGTGCGCCCCGACGTACAGCTGGATGTAGCGCTCGGATGCCACCCACAGTTGGTCGAGCAGTCGGCGGTCCCAGTCGGTGGCGCTGGGCAGCATCAGCAGGTGGAATCTGGCGTGCACGGAGTAGACGTCGAAGGCGTTGCCCCGGGTGATGATGCGTTCGAGCTCGCCGAGGGTCTCGTCGAGCAGGGTGAGCCGCTCGGGTGTCATGAGCTCCGCCGACCGTTCGGCGATCTGCCCTTCCAGCAGGCCGCGCAGCCGGTAGACGTCGTCGAAGTCGTCGGTGTTGATGGGGGCGATCTGCGGTCGCCGGCCTCGCCGGAACTGCACCAGTCCGCGGCCCTCGAGGCGGCGCAGGGCTTCGCGGATCGGGACATTACTGACGTCGAGGATCGCACTGAGTTCCTGGATGGCCACCGGCTGTCCAGGTTTGAGCTCGTTGGCGAGGATCATGTTCAGAATATGCGCGGCGACCTGGTCCACGACGGACCTCGGGCCGGAGCCGGAGCCGTCATGCGTGGCCCGATCAATGTCTTCCATTAGCAGGATCCTATCGGTCCGGATTACACGAAACCTTCGTGTGCTGCCGTGTTCCTACCGGGCTGTCCCGGCAGGTCGATCGTCGACGCCGGAGGCCGGGCCACCTGATGGTGGCCCGGCCTGTCGGCGGTGTGCGCTATCCGGGGTGCGCCCGCACAGCGGTGGGCAGCTCGGGCGGGGCGGCGCGTCCGTGGTGCAGGAACGTCGCCGCCTGCGCCTGCAATCGCGGCGAGTGGGGTGTCGAGACGTGATCGACTCCTTCGAGGACCAGGCCGGTCAGGTGCGGGAGCGCCGCGCTGACCTGATCCGCCGCGCCGGCGATGACGTCCTGGTCGCCGACCACCAGCAGGACCTGGGCGCCGATTGCGTGCAGTTGGTCTGCGGTGAGCAGGGACGGGGGGCGCTCGATGGCGGCCGCGAGGGCGCGGGGGTCGTTGCCGGATGCGAGCGCCTCGGCGAGCACCGGGCGCAGTGCGGCCGGGGTGTCGTCGGTGATTCCCGCGTGCAGGGCCTGCGCCACCGCGGCGCCGTTTTCCGGGCGCAGCAGATTGTCCCCGACCCCGGCGATGACCAGTCGCCGGAACCGCTGGGGCTGCTCGGCGGCGAGCTGGAGCAGGAGTTTGCCGCCGAGCGAGAACCCGACCCCGTCGACGACGGTATCGGCCGGCAGGTGCGCGGCGAGTTCGTCGGCCATGTGCGCGTACTCGCCGCTCTCGTGCGGGGCACGGGCGCTCCCGTGCCCGAGCAGGTCCACGGAAATGATCCGGCGGCCATCCTGCTCGAGGGTTCGTTCGAGGTCGGAGCCACCCCAGGTGCGTTCGTAGGTGCTGCCCCACCCGTGTACGAGGACGACGGGTGGGGTGCACGTGTGGTCACAGGCCACGTTCATTCACTTCCTGCCGAGAAGGACCGAGTCATTGTCCTGCGCGACGAAGACCGCTTCCAGGACGCGGCGGCGGATCAGCCAGTTGCCGCCGGTCCTGACGAAGTCGTCGACGACGTCGCAGATCGCCGACGGCGAACCCAGCTCCAGGGGCGCAATCCCGTTCCGGGCGAAGAGGGTCAGGGCGTACGTGGCGGTGACCCGGGCGTCGTCGTGGTGGTCGGTGACGAGATTGGACACGAGGTGACGCGACAGGCGCGGCCCATGGGCCTGGCGTGCCGCGTACCCGCGTACGATCTCGTCCCGGCCGGTCATCGTCACCGCCGGCATCACACACGCCCCGTCTTCGGTGTACAGCAGCTCGCTACCGATCCCGGCGGCCCGGTCGACGTTCCACCAACTGCGGTACACCGCCTGCGCGATCACGGTATGACGATTCGACTCGGCGGCCGCCGGGTCGTGCGGAGGGTCCGAAGACATGCACTTCTCCTGAGGGAAGGTGAGGGGACGGGGTCAGGAACCGATCGTCATGAACGACTCGGGCATGTTGTACGCCCACCCGTTCATGATCTCGGGGAACTTCTCGGGGCTGGTCTCGCCGATGTAGCCCGGGTCGTCGTCCTCGAATTCGTTCATGCCGCAGCTGAATTCGTTGCGGTTTCCGGTCGGGTCGAAGGCGTAGGCGAAGTTGTTGGTGCCGAAGCCCTGGGTGTCCTGCGGGATGCCGCCCATGTGCCGGCCCGGCCCGAACTCCCACCGGTTGCCCGTTTCGGTGAGCCGGTCGCTGAGCCGGAAGTAGTGGTTGCCGTCCTGGACGGCGAACGCGACGTGGTGCAGCCGGTCCCCCGGGCGCTGCGCCTGCATGTAGGCGAGGTCGTGGTCGAGCTTGGAGGCGCGCAGCCAGGACGCCGCCCACTTGCCGGCGATGGTCAGTGCGAGGGACTGCTTGAAGCCCAGGACCATCTTCATGAACTCGGAGAACTCCTGCGGATCCCCTTCTCCGAGAAGGTTGATGTGGTCGATGTCGGTAGGAATGAACGAGCCGTCCGACTGGAAGTTCGTCACCCCGGCCCGCCGGTCGCCGTCACCGACCACGAATTCCATCCGGTGGCCGCTGGGCAGATCGAAGCCGAGGATGTCGCTGTGGCCGGGGCGGTCGGCTTCCTTGTACCGCTTGTGCGCCACCCCGTTCTTGTCCAGCCGCGAAATGATTTCGTCCAGGTCGTCGGCGTGGTCGACGCCGAACGCGAAGCTGTCGATGCTCTGCCCGCCGTCGATGAGCGTGAGATCGGCGTCGGTACCCGAACACGCCAGCAACGCGCGATCGGCGTTGCGGTCCAACACGGTCAGCCCGAGGACACCCTCGTACCACTCCAGCGCCTGACCCAGGTCCTTGACCCGCACGGCCGCGTGGTCGATCCGGTTGATTGCCATTTGTTACTCCTCGGAAGTTCGTTGACACGTTGTGAGCACGATCACCTATACTCAACACACGAATCGTATACACACTTTGGTAGGGCTGTAAAGGAGCGATCCGAACTCGGATCGCAGCGAGCCCTCCGTGGTTTCGCGGCACCGACAATGGAGGTAAGAGATGTACGCGGCAGATGACGTGCGGTCGAAGCTCGCGGGCGGCAAGCCGCAATCGCAGGGCCCGCCGGCTACCGGTATCCGAGCGGCGCAGTACCTCGAGTTTCGGGATTCCGAACCGGACGAGATCACCACGAAAGGCTCCAAGACCTGGGTCTTTCGCAGTCAGAACCTGGCCGTTCTGTTCACCGACGCCGTCGCCGGCGACACATTTTCGCGCGAGCAGGACGACGAGTACGTCGCCGTGCTCTACTCCGGCAGCGCGCCGATCCGGGTCGCCGCCGCCCACGACAGCGCCGAGGTCACCGAAGACGCCCTGGTGGTGATTCCGCCCGGTCCGAGCACCATCGAAGCGCTGACCGACGGGCCGGTCATCCGGTTGATCACCACGCAGAACGACGTCGCGGCCACCGCGAAGAACGCCGCCGCCTACACCGAACGGGACCCGCAGGTCGCCGACTGGCAGCCGTGGCCCGACCCCGTCGACGGCTTCCGGCTGCGGGTCTACCCGCTCGCCCAGACGCCCATCGCCGAGGGCAGGTTCGGGCGGATCTTCCGCACCACCAACATCATGGTGAACTTCCTCGCCGAGGAATCCGCGCCCCGGCCACCGGCCAAGCTCTCGCCCCACCACCACGACGACTTCGAGCAGATCTCGCTCGCCGTCACCGGTGACTACGTCCACCACATCCGCTACCCGTGGGGACCGGACTCGACCGAGTGGAAACCCGACGAACACACCCCGGTCGGTTCCCCCTCGGTCGCGATCATTCCCCCGCCCACCGTGCACACCAGCCAAGGGGTGGGCCCCGCCCAACAGCTGATCGACATCTTCTCCCCACCTCGCCAGGACTTCTCCGATGCCGGTTGGGTTCTCAACGCAAAGGACTACCCGACCCGATGATCACGACCCACACCACCAGCGGTTTCCGTGCAGGCCTCGAACGAGACAACCATCTTCCGCTCGGCACCTGGATCAAGCTTCCCGCCCTCGAAAGCGTCGAACTCGTCGCCGGCGCCGGATTCGACTTCGTGGTGATCGATCTCGAACACAGCCCCCTCGACCTCGGAACGGTGTACGCGCTCATCGGGATCGCCAAAACCTCCGGCCTGTCCCCGATCGTCCGGATACCCGCCACCGACACCGGACTCATCCAACGGGTGCTCGACAGCGGCGCGGACGGACTGATGTTCCCGCACATCGACTCCGCCGACGAGGCCCGCAGCGCCGTCCGAGCCATGCGGTTCCCACCACAGGGAACCCGCGGAGTCGGGAACACCAGCCGCGCCGGGCAGTGGGGCGCCCTCGACCGGAACGAATACCTCCGGTTCGGTAACGAGGAAGTCCTGTGCATCGCCCAGATCGAAAGCGCGGCAGCAGCACTCGTCGCGGGTGACATCGCCGCCGTCGACGGTGTCGACGCCGTCCTCATCGGTGCAGCCGACCTCGCCGTCAGCGAAGGGCACACCGAAACCGATGCCCCGATCGTCGAATTGATCGCCAAGGCCATCGCCGCGGTACGGGCCGCGGGAGTGCCGGTCGGCAACGCCGGGGCAGCCACCGAGGAGGCGGTGCGCGCCACCGTCGACGCCGGCTACG
It includes:
- a CDS encoding VOC family protein, with translation MAINRIDHAAVRVKDLGQALEWYEGVLGLTVLDRNADRALLACSGTDADLTLIDGGQSIDSFAFGVDHADDLDEIISRLDKNGVAHKRYKEADRPGHSDILGFDLPSGHRMEFVVGDGDRRAGVTNFQSDGSFIPTDIDHINLLGEGDPQEFSEFMKMVLGFKQSLALTIAGKWAASWLRASKLDHDLAYMQAQRPGDRLHHVAFAVQDGNHYFRLSDRLTETGNRWEFGPGRHMGGIPQDTQGFGTNNFAYAFDPTGNRNEFSCGMNEFEDDDPGYIGETSPEKFPEIMNGWAYNMPESFMTIGS
- the folP gene encoding dihydropteroate synthase is translated as MGIVNVTPDSFSDGGLCAAADSAITRGLALVAEGADIVDVGGESTRPQAQRVPVAEELRRVLPVVRALSAAGVLVSVDTMRAEVAAAAVAAGASMVNDVSGGLADPAMAATVAGLGVPFIAMHWRGHSTTMAERAVYDDVVTDVVTELADRLDALIGAGIREDHIVLDPGLGFAKTGAHNWALLAHLDRIRELGRPVLVGASRKSFLGALMTDVEATIPPPADRDDLTCAVSTLAAAAGAYCVRVHNVKSTRRAVAVVAAWQGATR
- the folD gene encoding bifunctional methylenetetrahydrofolate dehydrogenase/methenyltetrahydrofolate cyclohydrolase FolD; this encodes MSATIIDGKAVAQTLRHRVAQEVAALDRRPGLATILVGEDPASAIYVSNKRKLCVEAGMRDRHRLLPAQVSQAEVEDVIDELNLDPEVDGILLQLPLPKHLDAPSLIERIDPDKDVDGLTETNAGRLALDRPGLRPCTPSGVIQLLDSAGIHLEGAHAVVVGRSDLVGRPQAQLLLARDATVTICHRHTRDLASHTRDADIVVAAAGVPKLIGAEHIKPGATVIDVGIHRTDGGLCGDVDFDAVAGIAGHITPVPGGVGPMTIATLLRNTLTAANLHNSSHRETRTNGSGPAREGVAVTAGRTPLPVQP
- the purU gene encoding formyltetrahydrofolate deformylase, with amino-acid sequence MTATPSTLAPTTVDFAPPRAAGAQGKSGGGELTDLGRLILHCADQPGIVAAISRFLADHDANIIESDQSTSDPEGGHFFLRMVFHKRDLQAHIEQMEATFEASITDQFDVTDWSITSASAPKRVAVMVSKYDHCLLDLLWRARRGELPVQIGLVISNHADLAAEVRSFGVPFVHIPVTRDTKAEAEAKQLELLRGNFDLVVLARYMQIITNDFLEKVGCPIINIHHSFLPAFIGAGPYQKAKDRGVKLVGATAHYVTEDLDEGPIIEQDVVRVSHRDDVATLERRGADVERSVLHRAVLWHCEDRVLRQDNTTVVFA
- a CDS encoding nuclear transport factor 2 family protein — encoded protein: MSSDPPHDPAAAESNRHTVIAQAVYRSWWNVDRAAGIGSELLYTEDGACVMPAVTMTGRDEIVRGYAARQAHGPRLSRHLVSNLVTDHHDDARVTATYALTLFARNGIAPLELGSPSAICDVVDDFVRTGGNWLIRRRVLEAVFVAQDNDSVLLGRK
- a CDS encoding alpha/beta fold hydrolase, producing the protein MNVACDHTCTPPVVLVHGWGSTYERTWGGSDLERTLEQDGRRIISVDLLGHGSARAPHESGEYAHMADELAAHLPADTVVDGVGFSLGGKLLLQLAAEQPQRFRRLVIAGVGDNLLRPENGAAVAQALHAGITDDTPAALRPVLAEALASGNDPRALAAAIERPPSLLTADQLHAIGAQVLLVVGDQDVIAGAADQVSAALPHLTGLVLEGVDHVSTPHSPRLQAQAATFLHHGRAAPPELPTAVRAHPG
- a CDS encoding GntR family transcriptional regulator; translated protein: MEDIDRATHDGSGSGPRSVVDQVAAHILNMILANELKPGQPVAIQELSAILDVSNVPIREALRRLEGRGLVQFRRGRRPQIAPINTDDFDDVYRLRGLLEGQIAERSAELMTPERLTLLDETLGELERIITRGNAFDVYSVHARFHLLMLPSATDWDRRLLDQLWVASERYIQLYVGAHPDPEVADRIIASHQVLVDAARGGDANTVRDAVVEHVVYSHKMIAPIVQAASGRARPAPAEAAPGV